From Streptomyces durmitorensis, a single genomic window includes:
- a CDS encoding ThuA domain-containing protein codes for MVTGALSTQAATARPYPTPPLTTMSLPSPPGQANVRVLVFHGSAAGGDESPVVNAGIEAIEKIGQSGPAAQRFRIEATDDPAVFTNEAKLGKFNAVAFLTGGGDVLDPEQEAGLEAYMEAGGGFLGIHDAARAEPYSTWFTGLIGARPADSSPTNVQRATVEVGDRENPATKDLPLQWKRPDQWLNWTKNPSGEVHTVARVRESTYQPGESKNGADHPISWCRDYDGGRAFYTGMGGTAASYDETDFRQHLRGALNWTTRISRADCKSTITANYKAQRLTQANQPGQNDQIGEPHGLVTAPDGRIFYIGRGGADSSQPVITDWNNPDIGKGKGEIHVYDPKTKKSTLAGALTIFGNKGGGDELIKVEEGLLGIELDPKFEENGWVYLHYTPHSKINRETHMAERYVSRFTLDQTTNKLDLASEKVLLKWPVQIHSCCHAGGGMAWDSRGNLYIATGDNNSSGFSNGYSGNNPQPNFKGVSFADARRTAGNTNNLNGKILRIHPEADGTYTLPDGNLFTGKEPDEGGGKTRGEIYVMGVRNPARISVDKKTDTLYAGWVGPDAGEPSTTWGPAKYDTFAAITHASNRGWPYCMGNNQPYRDRNLPDPTKPLGWYDCKNLKNESPNNDGLVNIPPAEPNNIWYSPQGGGVDYPRDANGVPSYKTAEQKTLLPWLKGGGQATMNGPVYRFDAANTSADKWPSYWDGKWFVGDFYDADQPRHAVIMDPKTVGSGGLPTHAESLKKIIPIGNDGIKNLMDWKFAPDGSLYVLDYGRGFFTSDSKSALWRVTYSGGEATPAAKDLARRAG; via the coding sequence ATGGTGACCGGCGCGCTCTCCACACAGGCCGCCACCGCGCGGCCCTATCCCACGCCACCGTTGACAACGATGTCCCTGCCGTCGCCGCCCGGCCAGGCGAACGTGCGCGTCCTTGTCTTCCATGGGTCGGCCGCGGGCGGTGACGAGTCACCGGTCGTGAACGCCGGCATCGAGGCCATCGAGAAGATCGGCCAATCAGGACCGGCCGCCCAGCGGTTCAGGATCGAGGCGACCGACGACCCCGCGGTCTTCACGAACGAGGCCAAGCTCGGCAAGTTCAACGCCGTGGCCTTCCTGACCGGCGGCGGCGACGTCCTCGACCCCGAGCAGGAAGCGGGCCTGGAGGCCTACATGGAGGCGGGCGGCGGCTTCCTCGGCATCCATGACGCGGCCCGCGCCGAGCCGTACTCGACCTGGTTCACCGGTCTGATCGGCGCTCGCCCCGCCGACTCAAGCCCGACGAACGTGCAGCGCGCCACCGTCGAGGTCGGCGACCGGGAGAATCCGGCCACCAAGGACCTTCCCCTCCAGTGGAAGCGCCCCGACCAGTGGCTGAACTGGACCAAGAACCCGTCCGGCGAGGTCCACACCGTGGCCCGCGTGCGCGAGTCGACGTACCAGCCGGGCGAGAGCAAGAACGGCGCGGACCACCCGATCTCGTGGTGCCGTGACTACGACGGCGGACGCGCCTTCTACACCGGGATGGGCGGCACGGCGGCCTCGTACGACGAGACCGACTTCCGCCAGCACCTGCGCGGCGCCCTGAACTGGACGACCCGCATCTCGCGCGCCGACTGCAAGTCGACGATCACCGCCAACTACAAGGCGCAGCGCCTGACCCAGGCCAACCAGCCGGGCCAGAACGACCAGATCGGCGAGCCGCACGGCCTGGTCACCGCGCCCGACGGACGGATCTTCTACATCGGCCGCGGCGGCGCCGACTCCTCGCAGCCGGTCATCACCGACTGGAACAACCCGGACATCGGCAAGGGCAAGGGCGAGATCCACGTCTACGACCCCAAGACGAAGAAGTCGACGCTCGCCGGAGCGCTCACCATCTTCGGCAACAAGGGTGGCGGCGATGAGCTGATCAAGGTCGAAGAGGGGCTGCTCGGCATCGAGCTCGACCCGAAGTTCGAGGAGAACGGGTGGGTGTACCTGCACTACACACCCCACTCGAAGATCAACCGCGAGACACACATGGCCGAGCGCTACGTCTCGCGCTTCACGCTCGACCAGACCACGAACAAGCTGGACCTCGCGAGCGAGAAGGTCCTGCTCAAGTGGCCTGTCCAGATCCACAGTTGCTGCCACGCGGGCGGCGGGATGGCCTGGGACTCCAGGGGCAATCTCTACATCGCGACCGGTGACAACAACTCCTCGGGCTTCAGCAACGGTTACTCGGGCAACAACCCGCAGCCCAACTTCAAGGGCGTCTCCTTCGCGGACGCGCGCCGCACCGCGGGCAACACCAACAACCTCAACGGCAAGATCCTGCGCATCCACCCGGAGGCCGACGGGACGTACACGCTCCCCGATGGCAACCTCTTCACCGGCAAGGAGCCGGACGAGGGCGGCGGCAAGACGCGCGGTGAGATCTATGTGATGGGCGTCAGGAACCCTGCGCGCATCTCCGTCGACAAGAAGACCGACACCCTCTACGCGGGCTGGGTCGGCCCGGACGCCGGTGAGCCGTCGACGACGTGGGGCCCGGCGAAGTACGACACGTTCGCCGCGATCACCCACGCCTCCAACCGCGGCTGGCCGTACTGCATGGGCAACAACCAGCCCTACCGCGACCGCAATCTGCCGGACCCGACGAAGCCGCTGGGCTGGTACGACTGCAAGAACCTCAAGAACGAGTCGCCCAACAACGACGGCCTGGTGAACATCCCGCCGGCCGAGCCGAACAACATCTGGTACTCGCCGCAGGGCGGCGGCGTCGACTACCCGCGCGACGCGAACGGCGTCCCGAGCTACAAGACGGCTGAGCAGAAGACGCTCCTGCCGTGGCTCAAGGGCGGCGGCCAGGCCACGATGAACGGCCCGGTCTACCGCTTCGACGCGGCCAACACCAGCGCGGACAAGTGGCCTTCGTACTGGGACGGCAAGTGGTTCGTCGGTGACTTCTACGACGCCGACCAGCCGCGGCACGCGGTGATCATGGACCCGAAGACGGTCGGCAGCGGCGGTCTGCCCACGCACGCCGAGTCCCTGAAGAAGATCATCCCGATCGGCAACGACGGCATCAAGAACCTCATGGACTGGAAGTTCGCCCCCGACGGCTCGCTGTACGTGCTCGACTACGGCCGCGGGTTCTTCACCTCGGACTCCAAGTCGGCGCTGTGGCGCGTCACTTACTCCGGCGGCGAGGCCACACCGGCCGCCAAGGACCTGGCAAGGAGGGCGGGATGA
- a CDS encoding multicopper oxidase domain-containing protein, with translation MDRRSFNRRMLVGGAVATAGVTSLSLAAAPEASTAEGPKTAPAGGEVRRIKMYAEKLADGQMGYGLEKGKASIPGPLIELNEGDTLHIEFENTMDVDASLHVHGMDYEISSDGTRHTKSHVEPGGKRTYTWRTHAPGRRKDGTWRPGTAGYWHYHDHVVGTDHGTGGVRKGLYGALIVRRKGDLLPDKTFTIVFNDMTINNKAGHDSPNFEATVGDRVEFVSITHGEYYHTFHVHGHRWADNRTGLLTGPEDPSQILDDKITGPGDSFGFQVIAGEGVGAGAWMYHCHVQSHSDMGMAGYFLVKKADGTIPDYEPHHASGAAKKSADSGASKESKESGADGESEASGHEGHEGHG, from the coding sequence ATGGACCGACGCAGCTTCAACCGGCGGATGCTCGTGGGCGGGGCCGTCGCGACGGCCGGGGTGACATCGTTGTCGCTAGCCGCCGCGCCCGAGGCGAGCACGGCCGAAGGGCCGAAGACAGCGCCGGCCGGCGGCGAGGTGCGCCGCATCAAGATGTACGCCGAGAAGCTGGCGGACGGGCAGATGGGCTACGGCCTGGAGAAGGGCAAGGCGTCCATCCCCGGCCCGCTCATCGAGCTGAACGAGGGCGACACCCTGCACATCGAGTTCGAGAACACCATGGACGTCGACGCCAGCCTGCACGTCCACGGCATGGACTACGAGATATCCAGCGACGGCACCCGACACACCAAGAGCCACGTCGAGCCGGGCGGCAAGCGGACCTACACCTGGCGCACGCACGCGCCGGGCCGCCGCAAGGACGGCACCTGGCGGCCGGGCACGGCGGGCTACTGGCACTACCACGACCACGTCGTCGGCACCGATCACGGGACGGGCGGCGTGCGCAAGGGGCTCTACGGCGCGCTGATCGTGCGCCGCAAGGGCGATCTGCTGCCGGACAAGACCTTCACGATCGTCTTCAACGACATGACGATCAACAACAAGGCGGGTCACGACAGCCCCAACTTCGAGGCCACGGTGGGTGATCGGGTCGAGTTCGTCTCGATCACGCACGGCGAGTACTACCACACGTTCCACGTCCACGGTCACCGCTGGGCGGACAACCGCACGGGCCTCCTGACCGGCCCCGAGGACCCGAGCCAGATCCTCGACGACAAGATCACCGGACCCGGCGACTCGTTCGGCTTCCAGGTCATCGCGGGGGAGGGGGTGGGCGCGGGCGCCTGGATGTACCACTGCCATGTGCAGAGCCACTCCGACATGGGGATGGCGGGGTACTTCCTGGTGAAGAAGGCGGACGGGACGATCCCGGACTACGAGCCGCATCATGCTTCCGGTGCCGCGAAGAAGTCCGCGGACTCAGGTGCGTCGAAGGAGTCCAAGGAGTCGGGAGCCGACGGGGAGTCCGAGGCGTCCGGTCACGAGGGCCACGAGGGGCACGGCTAG
- a CDS encoding HEAT repeat domain-containing protein produces the protein MFEKRRARKQAELQEKLAAELRDPDAEVRRKAAVSAATTGDLDWALRELTRAVEREPWTEEFSSTVAESLAAVLRRDPTVRERTERVFALHLDDPEGLVRAWTELTEELGGGPAVRDVDGDLRDELRARLPDLRDRGWTAEGIAGVGRPDSFARELAFDVAVIVTSLAMRRNTPVPDDEADQVRAEMRAALKKALPHAPGSDERTEILVPLTRIPAVEEWTDRARAGLRADEALALCTSGERDLATLGTETLAKILFREVVRRDRVRETLDRLVAQGEQEEQGEQGEHGPHGTQDSFLLSQILACYSHLHVPFPLDDPPLGLFLDGLRHPDPMVRAGAAESLDPIVTGSPVEGRAVEGLVGLLEHDPETDVRRHAAIALRWLKCGEEHHAGIAADALARQADSPDPEIRAHSIADALRRGAPDAYDRLLSALESPDAHWQLLSGLLNVPLGSGFVLPSRSVRKALIERLEALRATGWAERDVAVEFPNADDRAELLAALLETLNDL, from the coding sequence ATGTTCGAGAAGCGGAGAGCGCGCAAGCAGGCGGAACTTCAGGAGAAGCTGGCCGCCGAGCTGCGGGATCCCGACGCGGAGGTCCGGCGGAAGGCGGCGGTCTCCGCCGCCACGACCGGCGACCTCGACTGGGCGCTGCGCGAGCTGACGCGGGCCGTGGAGCGCGAGCCGTGGACCGAGGAGTTCTCCTCGACCGTGGCGGAGAGCCTCGCCGCCGTGCTCCGCCGCGACCCGACGGTGCGCGAGCGCACGGAGCGCGTCTTCGCGCTGCACCTGGACGACCCCGAAGGCCTCGTGCGCGCCTGGACCGAGCTGACGGAGGAGCTCGGCGGCGGCCCTGCCGTGCGGGACGTCGACGGCGACCTGCGCGACGAGTTGCGAGCGCGCCTCCCCGACCTGCGCGACAGGGGCTGGACGGCGGAGGGAATCGCCGGCGTCGGCCGGCCGGACAGCTTCGCGCGCGAGCTGGCCTTCGACGTCGCGGTCATCGTGACCTCCCTCGCGATGCGCAGGAACACACCGGTACCGGACGACGAGGCGGACCAGGTCCGCGCCGAGATGCGCGCGGCGCTCAAGAAGGCCCTGCCCCACGCCCCGGGAAGCGACGAACGGACCGAGATCCTGGTCCCGTTGACGCGGATACCGGCGGTGGAGGAATGGACGGACCGCGCACGTGCGGGCCTGCGCGCCGACGAGGCACTGGCCCTGTGCACGAGCGGGGAGCGTGACCTGGCGACGCTGGGCACGGAGACCCTGGCCAAGATCCTCTTCCGCGAGGTCGTCCGGCGTGACCGGGTGCGCGAGACACTCGACCGCCTCGTCGCCCAGGGCGAGCAGGAGGAACAAGGAGAGCAGGGGGAGCACGGGCCACACGGCACCCAGGACTCCTTCCTCCTGAGTCAGATCCTGGCCTGCTACAGCCACCTTCACGTGCCGTTCCCCCTGGACGACCCGCCGCTCGGCCTCTTCCTGGACGGGCTGCGTCACCCCGACCCCATGGTCCGCGCCGGTGCCGCCGAGAGTCTCGACCCGATCGTGACGGGCTCCCCCGTGGAGGGCCGTGCCGTCGAAGGTCTCGTCGGCCTCCTCGAGCACGACCCCGAGACCGACGTCCGCCGGCACGCCGCCATCGCGCTGAGGTGGCTCAAGTGCGGCGAGGAACACCACGCGGGCATCGCCGCCGACGCGCTGGCCCGCCAGGCGGACTCGCCCGACCCGGAGATCCGCGCGCACAGCATCGCCGACGCCCTTCGACGGGGCGCCCCGGACGCGTACGACCGGCTGCTGTCCGCGCTCGAATCCCCGGACGCACACTGGCAGTTGCTGTCGGGTCTCCTGAACGTCCCCCTCGGCTCCGGATTCGTCCTGCCCTCACGCTCCGTGCGCAAGGCGCTCATCGAACGCCTCGAAGCACTGCGCGCCACGGGCTGGGCCGAGCGGGACGTGGCCGTCGAGTTCCCGAATGCGGACGACCGGGCGGAGCTGCTCGCCGCCCTCCTGGAGACCCTGAACGACCTCTAG